From Schistosoma mansoni, WGS project CABG00000000 data, supercontig 0113, strain Puerto Rico, whole genome shotgun sequence:
ATGTGGCGACAGTTCCCTTTATCTCAACATCTCAGAACCCTGAGTTAGATCATACAGACATAGGCTGCGACGTAGCCCCAGCCACAGTTTAAGAGGTGATCTGATATATCCTCTCATTTTTTTCTATCAGACTAGAACAACTCAGAGGACATAGCGAGTTAGTAGGAAagccaagaacgaacaaaatactCGTGGCATACACGCTCTCACTCGAAGTCATCAATCCTAAGAACTTGTTACCCGAAGCAATGGTTTCCGAACTTACGATTAACTCATTCGAGATAGGACTAGACACTCACAGAAGCATGCTAGAAAAGGAATAACACATGCAGGGGGCCTTCTATTCTTAGTAAGAAAATCCGAACTCCTGACCTTGAAAACCATGGCGGTCGAACTAGTTCCCGACGCTCCGTTAGTTTAGATAATTTGTTTTGATATTGTAGATGGTATTTTGGAGAAATAAGCAGGGAAAAAGCTAATGAGATTCTAATTGACCAGCCTGTTGGAACATTTTTGATACGTGACAGCACCACAAAGTCAGGTTACGTGCTGGCGATAAAGTATGTCTATTTTTATGTGCTAATAATCAGAGAGGCGAACGAAGTTAAACGTTACTTACTTACATGGGCACCTCAGCTGAAAAAGTTCAAGTTTGGCGACACTCTTTACTCTTCGCTGGATGAGTTGGTTAGACTTCATACTTCACACTCTTCCAGTACTCGTATGAGGCAGCCAGCCCAGAAGGCTACTTATGCTGCTTTATATTCATTTCAAGCACAGGTTATCCATTCCTTTTTCTCGTTATTTTCTAGGAAGAGGGAGATTTGTCTTTTCAGAGGGGAGATTTGTTAACGTTTATAAGACAAAAGCGGGAGTGGATTCTATGTAAATCAGGCGATAACCGTATCGGTTGGGTTCCTTCAAATTACTTAACTCCGGTGAGTAATGTAGTTTCCTTGAACTAATGACACATATCTCCTGTATTTTTGCTACAAGCAATCTGTGATTCAGAAATGGTTAGGATGACATGATGATACCTCTCATCCCAAATCTCAGTGTTTTGCTGACCACTGTTTTGAAATTTCCTATCTCGTGACAACCTAAGTCAGCAAGTCCTAGAAACTAACTAAACGTCCATGTATTTGATTTTCGATCTAGTATTTCATCCAGGGGGTTGTCTGATTGTTCGGTTGGTGTACAtgagcctctgacagggaagtcctactcactgccttctcgtggcaggggtgttgtttacaaaattgggaggacaaaaagcgaatgtccggcgctttaaccgggttagttgACATGGAAGGTCCatctgggggagttggaaaaccctgattccaaatcaatggtgcacatgggctccaatatcctgaaggaacaaatggcgtatgaatcaatcgttggtcaccggctaccatgggactgcatctcctcacgatgttccactgccttatggatcagacctttaggtcaaaggctccgggtgtggtcccccaagaaaaccaccttcagtttgagcacctggacagtatcacaaccctgacacaaatcgaatgagatttgtatggcgcatatatatctgatgcccctttgtaccaatatttatgtgtttaaataaaagtaataaaataaataaataaatagaagatAACAGTCAAGTTGTTGGAACTCAGTTATTTTGACCACCAAGCCAGCTTTCCGCTTGTGAGAACCAGTTTTACGACACAACCCTAGATCACTTAGGCTTTACTGTGCTGTAACTGGCTATCACATCTGTAATAACGTCTCTGTTACGTTAACGGtgggactataatttacggacgacCTTCGAGTGACACTCAACTGACCTCGAGAGTGTTCACGTAATAACTAGGAACAAATGAGGGCTATAAACCAGTGTGTGATTAGGATtacgatttacagttgatggttagggttaggaattagattcagggttttcatcacgaactggtATCAGCTATAATGCGTGAATTTCGCTCCAAAAATTCGAGACCTGTTATCTTTTACCCGATtcgtttgtccataaattatagtctcgtcacgTTAACATACAGACTcggtttgttttaaaaaaagagaCTATTATTCATGGACAAACCAGCGAAATTAAGGATAGTAAGTATTGGATTTTAGCTCACGATCCACTCATCCACATAGTTAAATGGCATTTTGAGATTATAGCTGATGTGagttcgtgataaaaacccTTACTTTGATTCCCAATCTTAAATTCTAACTGTAAATCGtaatcctaattcctcataTCGATTTGTAGCCCTCTTCTAACTTTGGTAAATAGGTGAGTTGTCTCAATATCACTAGCATCGCTCAAGTCACCTATAAATTGTATTCCCATCACAATATCTTTCATATTATTTACTGACGTATCCATGATATTCCTATTTTTTTAGTTTACACCTGAAATTGTTGCTAGATTAAAGGGTCTTGGTGACCAACTTGGTTTAACCTATTGTCATATGCTGAAATCTGTTCAGTTACCAGCCACTGGGAAGGTTGTAAGGGCTAGAAATCCCAGCATTTTCGCGACAAATCATTTGAAAGTGGAGGTTAGTTCTTTTTTTAGATGTTTCAAACGTTATGTTTAAACCACCTCGCGATATCGTATTCTGTAGATTAAATAATACGGGAACCCGAAGAGCTGCTTTTTGAGTCTGCTGTTGGGGATGACTTTAGGTTGCTGGTATTCCTTCCTACGTTTCTTCAAAGTATCGCTTATGTGTATCAAAATAAAATAGCCAATACAATCTTTACTCTTTATTGACCAAGGTGCCTGGTGCTATAAGCACATCTTAGGTACCACCTACTGTGAAGTAGAAATAGATTAGTAATGACTGTATGTAACTTAACCAAAGCGTAACATTAGTTTTTGAGATGgcggagaagatttgtagctcaggtgaatgattttgatggagttttgttctctgagctggatggtttggtcgtggagctttcatcgtctttctgaacgacgtcattagcacaaacttcgggtagaagtgaagtgttcgaatttctccacatgtagttcacagcttgtcctgtgtaCCTCAATGTttattggttcttgttgaccttaaatctgtcattgtttacttctctgttttggttgtatctcccatgagtctgatttttgttcctatgtttctgcatagtTTCtcgattggttgataaattggattgatttcaatatgcttgtttattgctgattgacctgagtgccaagcctctaaaaattctctggtgtttttggaattacctctatccaaaatctccacattttttCCGGTCGAATGTGTGTCCGCAGTTGTCCACGTGCATTAATATAAGTGAAGACATGTCATGGTGTTTAACTGCTAATTGATTTTCATCcaggcgaagatgaagagggTGTCCGCTTTGTCCGACCAAACCactcagctcagagaacaaaagcGTGGCATTAGCCCATAAAACCATTGGCTATTATACTAGGTCGTGTAAGTATTTCCAGACTTGCAAGTTGAAATTCCTTAGGTAATCTTAATCTATGGTTATAGAATTTGAGTGATGTCGGTCAAATTTGGTTTAAATCCCAATTTATATTCCTCACAACCATGGTTCATTTCCTCTCTGTGACGTTTCTGATGTTGTCGTTTTCGGAAATTTAATCTCCATCCTTAGCTTATACCCCATTTATTTTACTACTCATTCAGTCCAATTCATCCacttcatcttgttaattttcTTGCTTTGTGCTTTTGTATAACGTAACAATCTATATCTGTGTGCATTTATCCGAGATTCTACGTAACTAACATCAACAGAAAGCCTGAGAAATATGACGTTTTAACATATATATTCTATAGGTAATTTATTTGTATGTTACTGAACTCTAATCAGATTGATCAGAATTTGCCTGGTGTTAGTTTAGGTGATTTCCGATTAAGAAATTCCGTTTGCTTGTCCTGGCTGAAAATTCTCTGTAGTCATGAACTCTCTAAAGAAATCACAAGCAAGTCATTTCTAAACTTTGTTAAGTCCGATATAATGGTGAAGCCTACCATTTTGGCTTTACTCCACTGGAGAATGAACGACCTACAAAATTAGTTTTATCCGATCATTCGTGACATGAAACCACGTTATTTTTGTGAATGTCTTTGTATACAAGCCTGtagttttttttggtaaaaaacccTATTCCTCTAGCTAATGGTCTCATTTTAATTTGTAATCATTCACAGTCATATATCATTAATCCGGTCTCATGATCAACCATCACTCGTTCACACCGTACTACTTTATACCTGTTGGccacattttatttgttttaacaacTACAGGCCGGGTTCACCAACTCGTAAATTCCTAGTCCATAACCTCACTAGCTTTTCTGTTCGCCgcaattaataaaatatatttaacttataccgcgttccgtcctactttatggcagtgaaaaaAGGCTGGTAAAAGTAGAGGATAtccgtaggctactagtattcgatcataggtgtcttcgaagcattgctcgtatatcctgggaccaccaagtaagtaatgcagttgttaggaaacgggtactaggtaagtatggcaaatcgattgatgaagtagtgaaacttcatcagttgagatggctgggacacgtgttacgtatgcccaaccaccgactgccccgatgtgcaatgttttatgttgtaggagtaggttggaagaaagctaggggcggccagacctaAACGTGGCAAAAATCCATGAAGTGGCTGAcagttggactgagccatgctggtaggtgtagactacctggttgggattcgcgagatgattaCAACCgatagttagagaccttgaatgacatggctcaagatcgtttgcaatggctcaggtgcatccattctttgtgttctcccaaattctaatgttcctttcttttttctctttccaaatttacttcactagactatactccttcaataacatcttcaaaccctaatcttttcgaCTATTGCTTATACTATTACttcttctaccactatgggatttgaatcgacaactgcatctccgtgataatgtggtatggcaactcgaactgatgtacgtacgtacgaagttctacgttgtgactgactgaacttATACCGCGTGCTTTTGTGTTTCATTCCTCAGTTACAATTACAAATGTTATATTAACCTTTGAATCTTTTTTGAAGAATGTGGGCTTGTACAACCTAGTTTATTCGTTTTTTCGGGTAGTTACCCACAACATTTTAAGATTTAAACTATTTcgtacgttagtatatttaatGATAACGTTGATTTGCAATTACTATTCACATTATGCCTTGCAGTGCGATGACGAAGTTCAAATCAGGAAACTACTTCCTGATGGATTCTGTGAGGTCTGGCGAGAACGTGATCAAGTTGGCGGCTTAGTACCAATTAATTTCCTTAAGATTGaatgtaattaataaatattaatcaTATGTCGACTGTGATTCAATGATGAGGTTGTGATTTAATTTCGTAACATCCAATTATACTTTTCTGAAACTTCTCTATTTTTCAGTTGTACTTAATCCTGTGTGTatatgtttgttttcttttgtaaCAATAGACTGTTTGAAATGGTAGACAAATATTTTTATATGGGTATGTTTACAAGAAGGTCAGTGCATGCATTCAAAACCTATTCTTATTGGTCCTAGTGTCAAGACAAGTTTTCATCATTATTTGTCTTCTCTTGACTTGAATTACAACAGATTTCAAGTACTAAATTATCCAAATCCCTAAACATGTGTTATGATATTACAGTGATTTACAGAGTTATTTTGGATTTAAGTTGTATTGAATTTGACGATATCTCAGTAAGGCTTGCGAAACAACGCAAATTAGTGATTGAAGATGCAAAAGAAATCTAACCTCTACTTGGTTGCCGTTTTCTAAAGGTGTGCAAGACCTAACAAATATACCACTGTTGGCGAAATCGTCCAGTTAGCCATAAGCGAGGTTAATAATCTGTAGTGAAAACCCATAAGTAAATTGTATATTTTCCCTTTTAACACAAATTACAACTATGTAAAATTTCTAAGACAAGTATATTGCTTTGAGTTTCAGTATTAAAAAACGGTCGAGGGGAGCAGAAAAATATATAgacacaaaaaaaaacaaataagtaaaatacgGGCCGATGGTTAACAAACGACTAAAGGGTTTTAAGATATTCGTGGCTGACTGGATAATAAAGAGTACTTCTTCCCCATTGcaatcgattttgagccattcCACTTCTGACAAATGACGTGTTCGTTACTAATTTCAATAAACGTATATGCTGTTTCTGTCGATCGTTAGACGTGTTTGTTCGATTACCTTTTGTCGCTATAACATAAAAGTTGTGTTGTATACTCTTTCTGTTGCAGTATTATGTCTGGCATTTCACGAGTCGGCAAACTATTACTACCACGTACTGCTTTATTGTTATGCGATATCCAAGAAAAATTTCGTCCAACTATTAGTCATTTTGATGCAATTGTCGAAACGTCTAGTCGGATGTTAACAGCTGCTCGTATGCTAGGAATGCGCATTTTAGTCACTGAAATGTACCCTAAAGGTGTGTTTTGGGAAGAAGAATATTCTAGCATATTTTTAAATTGTGGTTCATATTCTTGTAAGATATTTTGTAAAAAGAACCCGTTAACTGTAACACCTCGATCTATTCGTATTTGAGGAATTTCTTAGTTCTGTATTGCGAAGTTCAGTGTTTTAAGTTTGCACGGAACTAATGTATAGTGACATGGTTACATAGATTCCTGTTTTTGGTCATATTCTGAGAATTATCCTGTTTTAGGACAATGGTCGACATAATCTTCGTATAGTCTTCTTGTATAAACCTGGTGGTATTGTTGTGGGTTTATCAACGAAGTGTTAAGTTGAAAATCTGTCTTAGTAATGTTATAATTCAAGATAAAAGTTGTATCTGGttaattaattatcatttatCATTGCTGTTTCAAAACTGCATAACCTGAAGTCTATTAAGCATGTATTACATATGTTGATAAAAAGCATCTTAAATGGGAgtatgatgattgtgttgtcGTTGCATCTAAACTAAGTCCCCGCGATGATTAATAAAGTTTATACCTTTTTATTTGACTTAGTATAAACATTCAGAATAACTAGATAGTTGAGCTACGATGATTGTTTCAAACGTTCacaaaaaaaatgaaaccaTACATGTAAGGAagttttacataaataaaccaTTTAAAAATCTAAGTTGAAAATGTCAACCAAAAGACAAAAGCAGTATTAGCGTATAAGTTCAAGTTGTCAAATTCTACAGGCGGAGGAATAAACTAAACAAAAACTTAACAGATGACAAGAATAACACTAATAGTATATAGTTCAGATAAAAATGGGTTTTTTTTATGGACGTATTTCCCTTTATCATCTTAAAGAGAGCAAGAACAGtacgaattcattttatttcgtttggttctcatcagctgcttacaacgtGTGATATTTACAAGTAGTTTGATCACACATCAGTACTCTATACCAagggtgtaaataaatttaatacactaaacaaaatattgtaaatatatatctcATGTGGAAGAAAATTTCACAAAGTTGATAGTAATGGCATTCAAAGGTATGAAAACAAATGGTTACGTAAttagtaaattctgataacaattaagaataaaatgaatcaagTCCAGTTAGTTAGAATGAAATTACTAGTTGACAAGATAGTTGAAATAAAACGATGAAATAATGTGGACAATTGTAAGAAATATATAAATTCGTTGGAAAGAGATCCCTTCGTGTTTTAATTGTAAGAGAGTTGGACAAAATTTTATGGTGTAATGCAAGAGTATTTACCACCAAGACAAGGAAAGATTAATAGTTGACCCCTTTTGAACATCAATCAGATTCCTGATGCCTGATAGCGGTGGCTTTAGCATGCTTCAGAAAACTGGGGTTTGGCTGTTTATTGCTCACTTTAAGTGGTTTCAAAGTGTCGACCCGATATCCTGTGTCCGAAAGATCTTTGGTAATTGCGCTGTTTAAAATAGTTCTTTCTCTTGTTCATAGACGTTTTTGGAACACTTTCAAATAATTTAAGATCTACCCTCCTTTCATTTTGGCCATGATGAAGTCGGTGTGAGCAAGGAGTCAACAAATATTAATTAACAATGGAAGAGT
This genomic window contains:
- a CDS encoding adapter molecule crk, putative, which codes for MAVELVPDAPWYFGEISREKANEILIDQPVGTFLIRDSTTKSGYVLAIKEANEVKRYLLTWAPQLKKFKFGDTLYSSLDELVRLHTSHSSSTRMRQPAQKATYAALYSFQAQEEGDLSFQRGDLLTFIRQKREWILCKSGDNRIGWVPSNYLTPFTPEIVARLKGLGDQLGLTYCHMLKSVQLPATGKVVRARNPSIFATNHLKVECDDEVQIRKLLPDGFCEVWRERDQVGGLVPINFLKIECN